One window of Calditerricola satsumensis genomic DNA carries:
- the rpmI gene encoding 50S ribosomal protein L35, whose protein sequence is MPKMKSRRAAVKRFKKTATGKIKHYRANKSHLNEWKPANRKRRLRRAAIVSKGDAKRIKQLITYL, encoded by the coding sequence ATGCCCAAGATGAAGTCGCGGCGCGCTGCGGTGAAGCGCTTCAAAAAGACGGCTACGGGGAAGATCAAGCACTACCGAGCCAATAAAAGCCACCTCAACGAATGGAAACCGGCCAATCGCAAGCGTCGCCTGCGTCGGGCGGCCATCGTGAGCAAGGGCGACGCCAAGCGCATCAAGCAGCTGATCACCTATCTGTAA
- the rplT gene encoding 50S ribosomal protein L20: MPRVKGGPYTRRRRKKILKMAKGYFGSKHALYRTAKQQVMKSLMYAYRDRRQRKRDFRKLWIARINAAARMNGLSYSKFMHGLKAAGVAINRKMLAELAVNDQKAFAELANLAKQKLNA; the protein is encoded by the coding sequence ATGCCGCGCGTAAAAGGTGGACCGTATACGCGCCGTCGTCGGAAAAAAATCTTGAAGATGGCGAAAGGGTACTTCGGGTCGAAGCACGCGCTGTACCGCACCGCGAAGCAGCAAGTGATGAAGTCGCTGATGTACGCCTACCGCGACCGTCGTCAGCGCAAGCGCGACTTCCGCAAGCTGTGGATCGCGCGCATCAACGCGGCAGCGCGGATGAACGGCCTGTCCTACAGCAAGTTCATGCACGGCCTGAAGGCGGCCGGCGTGGCCATCAACCGCAAGATGCTGGCCGAGCTGGCCGTCAACGACCAGAAGGCCTTTGCCGAGCTGGCCAACCTGGCGAAGCAAAAGCTGAATGCGTAA
- a CDS encoding trans-sulfuration enzyme family protein, whose translation MTWRFDTRVVHFRQKGLERETPKAPPIYQTSAFAFSDLDELEAYFAGERQYLYTRFRNPNADDFARGVAALEGGEDGVAAASGMAAILAATLAVVKPGERILCPEEVYGGTYHLFTHELARLGIGVDFAPANDVDAFARAFTPETRLVFLETISNPLLRVPPLKELAALARERGAVVVVDNTFATPYLARPLEWGAHLVVHSATKFLAGHSDVTAGVVVGERHLVKRAREIIAAYGCHLNPFEAWLAARGLKTLSVRMARHCENAMRMARWLAARPAVARVYYPGLSEDDGERVRTLLGGRGGALVTFRLREGTDVGAFFRGLSWIKLVPTLAGVETTVAHPASTSHRALPPARRRAVGVTDEVVRLSVGLEDPADICDDLARGLAAAEGQTGAIAQSD comes from the coding sequence ATGACTTGGCGATTCGACACGCGCGTCGTCCATTTCCGACAAAAGGGCCTGGAGCGCGAGACGCCCAAGGCGCCGCCGATCTACCAGACGTCGGCCTTTGCCTTTTCCGATCTCGACGAGCTGGAGGCGTACTTTGCCGGCGAGCGGCAGTACCTGTACACGCGGTTTCGGAACCCCAATGCCGATGACTTTGCCCGCGGCGTGGCCGCCTTGGAGGGCGGCGAGGACGGGGTGGCGGCGGCGTCGGGCATGGCGGCGATCCTGGCCGCGACGCTGGCCGTGGTGAAGCCGGGAGAGCGCATCCTGTGCCCGGAAGAGGTGTACGGCGGGACGTATCACCTGTTTACGCACGAGCTGGCACGCCTCGGGATCGGCGTCGACTTTGCCCCGGCGAACGATGTGGACGCCTTCGCCCGCGCCTTTACGCCGGAGACGCGCCTCGTCTTTTTGGAGACGATCTCCAACCCGCTCCTCCGCGTCCCGCCACTTAAGGAGCTGGCCGCCCTCGCCCGGGAGCGTGGCGCCGTTGTCGTGGTGGACAACACCTTTGCCACGCCGTACCTGGCCCGGCCGCTTGAATGGGGAGCCCACCTCGTCGTCCACAGCGCGACGAAGTTTCTCGCCGGCCACAGCGACGTGACGGCGGGGGTGGTTGTCGGGGAGCGGCACCTGGTGAAACGGGCGCGGGAGATTATCGCCGCCTACGGGTGCCACCTGAATCCCTTTGAGGCGTGGCTCGCGGCCCGGGGCCTGAAAACCCTGTCCGTGCGCATGGCGCGCCACTGTGAAAACGCCATGCGGATGGCGCGCTGGCTTGCCGCCCGGCCGGCCGTGGCGCGCGTCTACTACCCCGGGCTTTCCGAGGACGACGGGGAACGTGTCCGCACCCTTCTCGGCGGGCGGGGCGGGGCGCTGGTCACCTTCCGCCTTCGCGAGGGGACGGATGTGGGGGCCTTTTTCCGCGGGCTTTCGTGGATCAAGCTGGTGCCCACGCTGGCCGGCGTGGAGACGACGGTGGCCCATCCGGCGTCCACGTCGCACCGTGCCCTTCCGCCGGCACGGCGGCGCGCCGTGGGCGTCACCGACGAGGTCGTGCGCCTCTCCGTCGGGCTCGAGGACCCGGCGGACATCTGCGACGACCTGGCGCGCGGATTGGCGGCGGCGGAAGGGCAAACCGGCGCAATTGCGCAAAGCGATTGA
- a CDS encoding methylenetetrahydrofolate reductase has protein sequence MAYHVHRLREKLRLGKFVITAEVEPPKGADPTPTLEKASLLRHVVDALNVADCPMANLRMSPIALAHILQDDLGIEAIFHLTCRDRNVLGLQAELLGAAALGVRNILTLTGDAPERGDHPTATGVFDVDAVGLIRLAATLNAGRDVNGNRLEAPPEFFIGAAANPGAEDLAREVRRLEEKVAAGAAFIQTQPIYDVETAERFLEATQHLDVPILFGLMPLKSYKMACYLNEKVPGITIRADVLRRVERGGAGGRGGRGARAV, from the coding sequence ATGGCCTATCATGTGCACCGTTTGCGGGAGAAGCTGCGTTTGGGGAAGTTCGTCATCACCGCAGAGGTGGAGCCGCCCAAAGGGGCCGATCCGACGCCGACGCTGGAGAAGGCCAGCCTGTTGCGCCATGTGGTCGATGCGCTCAACGTGGCCGACTGCCCGATGGCCAACCTGCGCATGAGTCCCATCGCCTTGGCGCACATCTTACAGGACGATTTGGGCATCGAGGCCATCTTTCACTTGACGTGCCGGGACCGCAACGTGCTCGGATTGCAGGCCGAGCTGCTCGGGGCGGCGGCCCTTGGCGTGCGGAACATCCTCACGCTCACCGGCGACGCGCCGGAACGCGGCGACCACCCCACGGCCACCGGCGTGTTTGACGTCGACGCCGTAGGGCTGATCCGGCTGGCGGCCACGCTGAATGCGGGGCGCGACGTGAACGGCAACCGCCTTGAGGCCCCGCCGGAGTTTTTCATTGGGGCGGCGGCCAACCCCGGCGCGGAGGACCTGGCACGCGAAGTGCGGCGGCTCGAGGAAAAGGTGGCCGCCGGGGCGGCGTTTATCCAGACCCAGCCGATTTACGACGTCGAGACGGCGGAGCGGTTTTTGGAGGCGACGCAGCATTTGGACGTGCCCATTCTTTTCGGGCTCATGCCGCTCAAAAGCTACAAGATGGCCTGTTACCTGAACGAAAAGGTCCCGGGCATCACCATTCGCGCCGATGTGCTGCGGCGGGTGGAGCGCGGGGGGGCGGGAGGAAGGGGTGGCCGTGGTGCGCGAGCTGTTTGA
- a CDS encoding phosphoadenylyl-sulfate reductase, giving the protein MNAVQIEWTPEGISKLADWWEEKTPQELLALAVERFGTKVALACSFGAEDVVLVDMLVKINPEVPIFYLDTDKHFRETYETRDRMAARYGISFVQVKPALTLEEQAARYGDRLWERDPNLCCNLRKVEPLKAFLRDFDAWITGIRREQAPTRANARKVEWDAKFGVVKFNPLADWTFKDVWRYIHENDVPYNPLHDRGYPSIGCECCTRPVRPGEDFRAGRWAGFNKTECGLHTS; this is encoded by the coding sequence GTGAACGCGGTGCAGATCGAGTGGACACCGGAAGGCATTTCCAAGCTGGCGGATTGGTGGGAGGAGAAGACGCCCCAGGAGCTCTTGGCTCTGGCGGTGGAACGCTTTGGCACGAAGGTGGCGCTGGCCTGCAGTTTTGGCGCCGAGGATGTCGTCCTTGTCGACATGCTGGTGAAGATCAATCCCGAGGTGCCGATTTTCTACCTCGACACCGACAAGCATTTCCGCGAGACCTATGAAACCCGCGACCGGATGGCCGCGCGGTACGGCATTTCGTTTGTGCAGGTGAAGCCGGCGCTGACGTTGGAGGAGCAGGCGGCGCGGTACGGCGACCGGCTGTGGGAGCGCGATCCCAATTTGTGCTGCAACCTGCGGAAAGTGGAGCCGCTCAAGGCGTTTCTGCGGGATTTTGACGCCTGGATCACCGGCATCCGCCGCGAACAGGCGCCGACCCGGGCCAACGCGCGCAAGGTGGAATGGGACGCCAAGTTCGGGGTGGTGAAGTTCAACCCCTTGGCCGACTGGACGTTCAAAGACGTGTGGCGGTACATTCACGAAAACGACGTGCCGTACAATCCGCTGCACGACCGGGGCTACCCCAGCATCGGTTGCGAATGCTGCACGCGACCGGTGCGGCCGGGCGAGGATTTCCGCGCCGGACGATGGGCCGGTTTCAACAAAACGGAGTGCGGGCTGCACACGTCGTAG
- a CDS encoding sulfite exporter TauE/SafE family protein has protein sequence MQKLLVLAFVGLLAQLVDGALGMAYGVTSTSLLLLFGLTPAAASASVHLAELVTTAASGLSHWRFGNIDRHVVRTLVLPGSVGAFAGASFLASVPGEAIKPFVSAFLLALGVYILVRFLVTRPAARSPRGPVPRRFLVPLGLFAGFADAVGGGGWGPITTPALMMRRDLEPRRVIGSVDTSEFAIALSATLGFALSMGFEPVHWLWVGALVLGGMIAAPIAAWLVKVMPSHVLGVLVGGVILLTNMRTLLLALGVSEDAKMWVYGALWAVLIAAFAYTLRKHKSRSGKGALVTESSPG, from the coding sequence GTGCAAAAATTGCTTGTGTTGGCCTTTGTCGGATTGTTGGCGCAACTGGTGGACGGCGCTCTGGGCATGGCCTACGGGGTGACGTCGACGTCGCTGCTCCTCTTGTTTGGCCTGACCCCGGCGGCCGCGTCCGCGTCGGTGCACTTGGCCGAGCTGGTCACCACGGCGGCTTCGGGCCTTTCCCACTGGCGGTTTGGCAACATCGACCGCCACGTGGTTCGCACCCTTGTTCTTCCCGGATCGGTGGGCGCGTTTGCCGGCGCCTCTTTCTTGGCCAGCGTGCCCGGCGAGGCCATCAAGCCGTTTGTGTCGGCGTTTCTGCTCGCACTCGGCGTGTACATCTTGGTGCGTTTTCTCGTTACCCGACCGGCAGCTCGTTCGCCGCGCGGGCCTGTACCGCGCCGCTTCCTCGTGCCCCTTGGGCTCTTTGCGGGCTTTGCCGACGCGGTGGGCGGCGGCGGTTGGGGCCCCATCACCACTCCGGCGCTGATGATGCGTCGCGATCTCGAGCCGCGCCGGGTGATCGGCTCCGTCGACACCAGCGAATTTGCCATCGCCCTGTCGGCCACGCTGGGATTTGCACTGTCCATGGGCTTTGAGCCCGTTCATTGGTTGTGGGTCGGCGCCCTGGTGCTCGGCGGGATGATCGCCGCGCCCATTGCCGCCTGGCTGGTGAAGGTGATGCCCTCCCACGTGTTGGGCGTGCTGGTGGGCGGCGTCATCCTGCTGACCAACATGCGCACGCTGCTCCTTGCCCTGGGGGTGTCCGAGGACGCCAAGATGTGGGTGTACGGCGCGCTGTGGGCGGTGCTCATCGCCGCGTTCGCGTACACGCTGCGGAAGCACAAGTCCCGCTCCGGCAAGGGCGCGTTGGTGACGGAAAGCTCGCCCGGATGA